A window of Pirellula sp. SH-Sr6A contains these coding sequences:
- a CDS encoding MtnX-like HAD-IB family phosphatase, giving the protein MNSPQFSVSSKVLVSDFDGTMTQFDFYKLVIKSLLPPDTPDYWAEYRAGKITHFEALRRYFASIQASEDEVIAVVREMKLDDGLPAAVQFLRKAGWDIVVTSAGCSWYINRLLNDFGVSVEVLSNPGRFQNGEGLIMEMPRNSPFFSPELGINKTGVVEHFLTEGRTVAFAGDGFPDAEPARIVPEDLRFARGDLANVLQREGLHYHRFEAWSEIAKTLLNR; this is encoded by the coding sequence ATGAACTCACCCCAATTCTCAGTTTCGTCGAAAGTGCTTGTCAGCGATTTCGACGGCACAATGACTCAGTTCGATTTCTACAAGCTAGTCATCAAGTCGCTTCTGCCCCCTGATACGCCCGATTACTGGGCCGAGTATCGAGCTGGAAAGATTACTCATTTTGAGGCCCTGCGTCGATACTTCGCATCCATTCAAGCTAGCGAGGATGAAGTTATTGCAGTCGTTAGAGAAATGAAACTAGACGATGGCTTGCCCGCCGCGGTGCAATTCCTGCGCAAGGCAGGCTGGGATATCGTCGTGACATCTGCAGGATGCAGCTGGTACATAAACCGTCTCCTCAATGATTTCGGTGTGAGCGTCGAAGTTCTCTCCAATCCAGGTCGCTTCCAAAACGGCGAGGGACTCATTATGGAAATGCCGCGTAACTCTCCGTTTTTTTCACCGGAGCTTGGTATTAACAAAACAGGGGTCGTGGAGCATTTCCTGACGGAAGGTCGCACTGTTGCATTTGCTGGAGATGGATTTCCGGATGCCGAACCTGCACGTATTGTTCCCGAGGATCTGAGATTCGCACGCGGTGATTTGGCAAACGTACTACAAAGAGAAGGATTGCACTATCACCGATTCGAAGCATGGTCCGAAATAGCCAAAACACTTCTCAATAGGTAG
- a CDS encoding IS5 family transposase has product MSGMDYPSCLSDKQWQLIQKVLPHANQRGRKRIDRRRIINAILYVCRTGCQWRFLPKEFPHWNTVYGVFRQWKLDGVWLAIHELLRNAVRKATGKKTAPTVGIIDSQSIRTAEGGETRGYDAGKKITGRKRHILVDTLGVLLMVVVHRADVQDFDGGSIVMQGIRSLYRRLKIVFADGAYGKGGLPQLLKEKEGLQLQTVLRPIDAKGFQVLPKRWIVERTFAWINRRRRLSKDYERLADTSETMIYISMIDLMSRRLSKT; this is encoded by the coding sequence ATGAGTGGAATGGATTATCCAAGTTGCCTATCCGACAAGCAATGGCAGTTGATTCAAAAAGTACTTCCCCACGCCAATCAGCGAGGACGAAAACGAATCGATCGGAGGAGAATCATCAATGCCATTCTTTATGTCTGCCGCACAGGGTGCCAGTGGCGATTTCTTCCCAAAGAGTTTCCCCACTGGAACACGGTCTACGGGGTATTTCGCCAGTGGAAGCTTGACGGAGTTTGGCTGGCAATCCATGAACTCCTCCGTAACGCAGTTCGTAAAGCAACGGGCAAAAAAACAGCACCTACGGTCGGAATCATCGACAGCCAATCGATTAGGACTGCCGAGGGTGGTGAAACCCGTGGCTACGACGCCGGAAAGAAGATCACAGGGCGTAAGCGACATATCCTCGTTGATACACTGGGGGTGCTTTTGATGGTTGTTGTCCACCGCGCTGACGTCCAGGACTTTGATGGAGGATCGATTGTTATGCAGGGTATCCGCAGCCTCTATCGCAGACTTAAGATCGTGTTCGCCGATGGCGCTTACGGGAAGGGTGGCCTTCCACAGCTGCTGAAAGAAAAGGAAGGACTTCAGTTGCAAACCGTGTTACGACCGATAGATGCGAAAGGTTTCCAAGTACTGCCAAAACGATGGATTGTCGAACGTACATTCGCGTGGATCAATCGAAGACGACGCTTAAGCAAAGATTACGAACGACTTGCAGACACGAGCGAAACAATGATCTACATCTCCATGATCGATTTAATGTCTCGCCGATTGTCTAAAACGTAG
- a CDS encoding glycogen/starch/alpha-glucan phosphorylase, which yields MKKIENLTELLNRYGCGPIAFSGTSDALFERRLVLDHVIDPKQSGPREQFEAFASAMRDVLAQRWLKTTQTYDAANPKQVYYLSMEFLIGRSLTSNVTNLGVAQALGEWEKAKGIKVAELVEEEPDAGLGNGGLGRLAACFIESLATLEMPAIGYGLRYDYGIFRQEIVNGYQVEQPDPWLNRPDPWEVARPNDEIPVPLGASFTVKGGEIAVHRGHATQLIGVPFDRPIVGFGGKTINTLRLWKATTAAAFDFGEFSSGDFFGAVSDKTLAESVTRVLYPDDSTQRGRSLRFLQEYFLVRCSLADIIARFRRRGNDWSMLPDKVAIQLNDTHPAMAVPELMRILLDEANLSWENAWDLSTRTLAYTNHTLLPEALEKWPVELFEALLPRHLEIIFEINRRFLNDVQLKHPEERVRLSQISLIEEGNERKVRMAHLAIVGSHSTNGVAEIHSKLLRTKTVPEFAELFPERFNNKTNGVTPRRWLLQANPNLAQLITETVGAGWETNMALLRKIDPLAKDAAFQARFLAAKRSAKTRFVDWIKKTADISLDPDTLFDVQIKRIHEYKRQLLNAIQVIICYNRLLETPSLDVPPRTVLFAGKAAPAYHLAKVIIKLITSIARVVNSNPMTRNKLRVAFLPNYSCTLAEYLIPAADVSEQISTAGFEASGTSNMKFMMNGAITLGTRDGANIEISEEVGEENAFMFGLTSDQVLNNRALYNPHWHYENEPETKAALDMIFGNYFSADEPGIFEPIRETLLTKGDYFMHLADLTEYVATQSKVAKLFQTQNAWAEKAIHNVARSGKFSSDRTIEQYAHEIWDVKPCPVLP from the coding sequence ATGAAGAAGATTGAGAACCTTACTGAATTGTTGAATCGCTATGGCTGTGGACCAATAGCCTTTTCGGGGACAAGTGACGCTCTTTTCGAGAGGCGTCTTGTCCTGGACCACGTGATCGATCCCAAGCAATCTGGCCCTCGCGAGCAGTTCGAAGCATTTGCGAGTGCCATGCGAGATGTCCTTGCACAGCGGTGGCTCAAAACGACTCAGACGTACGATGCTGCGAACCCTAAGCAAGTTTATTATCTCTCCATGGAGTTCTTGATTGGGCGCTCGCTAACCAGCAATGTAACGAACTTGGGGGTAGCTCAAGCCCTGGGAGAATGGGAGAAAGCAAAGGGCATAAAAGTCGCTGAACTAGTTGAGGAAGAGCCAGACGCTGGACTTGGGAACGGTGGCCTCGGGCGGCTAGCAGCTTGTTTCATCGAATCGCTTGCGACATTGGAAATGCCCGCCATCGGCTACGGACTCCGTTACGACTACGGGATTTTTCGGCAGGAAATCGTTAATGGCTACCAAGTAGAACAGCCTGACCCTTGGTTGAATCGACCTGATCCATGGGAAGTCGCTCGGCCTAACGACGAGATACCTGTTCCGTTAGGTGCTTCTTTCACGGTCAAAGGAGGTGAGATCGCGGTGCATCGAGGTCATGCGACACAACTAATCGGCGTCCCTTTTGATCGACCAATCGTTGGTTTCGGCGGCAAAACGATCAATACCTTGCGATTGTGGAAGGCGACAACGGCAGCTGCGTTTGACTTTGGAGAATTCAGCAGCGGGGACTTCTTTGGAGCGGTTTCCGACAAAACCTTGGCTGAATCCGTTACTCGGGTTCTGTACCCAGACGATTCCACCCAACGCGGGCGGTCCTTAAGGTTTCTCCAAGAGTATTTCCTGGTACGGTGCTCCTTGGCCGACATCATTGCTCGATTCCGTCGCCGAGGTAACGACTGGTCCATGTTGCCTGATAAGGTCGCCATTCAACTGAACGACACACACCCGGCGATGGCAGTCCCTGAATTGATGCGGATTCTGCTCGACGAAGCTAATCTGAGCTGGGAGAACGCTTGGGATCTCTCGACTCGCACTCTCGCCTATACCAACCATACCCTGCTGCCCGAGGCACTTGAAAAGTGGCCGGTCGAGTTGTTTGAGGCTCTCCTCCCTCGGCACTTGGAAATCATCTTTGAAATCAATCGGCGTTTCCTAAACGATGTTCAGTTGAAGCATCCTGAGGAACGAGTTCGACTTAGTCAGATAAGTTTGATCGAAGAGGGAAACGAACGCAAAGTACGTATGGCTCATCTCGCCATCGTTGGCAGTCATAGCACCAATGGAGTGGCCGAGATTCATTCAAAACTCCTACGCACAAAAACGGTTCCTGAGTTCGCGGAACTATTTCCAGAACGGTTCAACAATAAGACAAACGGGGTTACTCCAAGGCGTTGGTTGCTGCAGGCAAACCCAAATCTTGCCCAGCTGATTACGGAAACCGTAGGAGCGGGGTGGGAGACAAACATGGCTTTGTTGCGAAAGATTGACCCATTGGCCAAGGATGCTGCATTCCAGGCTCGGTTTTTGGCTGCCAAACGAAGTGCGAAAACGCGATTTGTGGATTGGATCAAGAAGACCGCCGACATTAGCCTTGATCCCGACACGCTTTTCGATGTGCAAATCAAACGCATTCATGAGTACAAGCGACAGTTGCTGAACGCCATCCAAGTCATCATTTGTTACAACCGGTTGTTGGAGACCCCCAGCCTCGATGTCCCGCCGCGCACCGTGTTATTCGCCGGTAAGGCTGCTCCGGCTTATCACCTAGCCAAGGTGATCATCAAACTCATTACGAGCATCGCTCGAGTGGTCAATTCGAATCCGATGACGCGAAACAAACTGCGGGTCGCCTTTCTACCAAATTACTCTTGCACCCTTGCGGAGTACTTGATTCCAGCGGCTGACGTATCCGAGCAAATCTCGACCGCTGGGTTTGAGGCTAGCGGCACGAGCAACATGAAATTCATGATGAACGGTGCGATAACGCTAGGCACGCGCGATGGGGCAAACATCGAAATTTCGGAAGAGGTCGGCGAGGAAAATGCATTCATGTTCGGACTCACATCCGATCAAGTTCTTAACAATCGTGCCTTGTACAACCCTCATTGGCACTACGAAAACGAACCTGAAACGAAAGCCGCGCTGGACATGATTTTCGGCAACTATTTTTCTGCCGATGAGCCAGGGATTTTCGAGCCGATCCGTGAAACCCTCCTGACCAAAGGTGACTACTTTATGCACCTTGCTGACCTCACGGAGTATGTTGCCACGCAAAGTAAAGTCGCCAAGCTCTTTCAGACGCAGAATGCGTGGGCTGAGAAGGCAATTCATAATGTTGCTCGGTCCGGAAAGTTTTCCAGCGATCGAACAATCGAGCAATACGCTCACGAAATTTGGGATGTGAAGCCATGTCCCGTGCTTCCGTAG
- a CDS encoding ABC transporter permease: protein MTSLLNILWLGLKELRSLLSDYVMVLFVIYAFTMAIYVQATGTSNEVNNASIAFVDEDGSALSKELINSFYPPRFQLPEVIQAREVEDAMDRGTFMFVVVIPQQFENDLRADRNPEIQLSIDATAMQQAGIGAGYIKNIINDRVSSFMKRTDDSNEPSVRLVVRKLFNPNGISSWFTSVVAIINQITLLTVVLTGAAVIREREHGTLEHLLVMPLNSYEIALAKVWANGLVILIATAASLYFVVIKALEVPFAGSFVLWFAGVILYLFFATALGIFLGTISRTMAQFALLIILVIVVLQMLSGGSTPVESQPIWLQYMSFLLPSRHFVSFSQILIYRGGGFDAVWSQFLVVAAIGLGFFYYSLKLFRKSISVSK from the coding sequence GTGACTTCACTCCTGAATATTCTTTGGTTGGGTCTCAAAGAGCTGCGGAGTCTCTTGAGCGATTATGTCATGGTGTTGTTCGTCATTTATGCGTTCACTATGGCGATCTACGTCCAAGCCACAGGAACATCCAACGAGGTCAACAACGCTTCGATCGCCTTTGTCGACGAAGATGGCTCTGCGCTTTCCAAGGAGTTGATCAATTCATTTTACCCACCGCGTTTCCAGTTGCCTGAAGTGATTCAAGCGCGAGAGGTGGAGGATGCGATGGACCGCGGGACGTTCATGTTTGTCGTCGTCATTCCGCAGCAGTTTGAGAATGATCTTCGTGCAGATCGGAATCCAGAAATCCAGTTGAGCATCGACGCGACGGCAATGCAACAGGCAGGAATTGGCGCGGGCTACATCAAGAACATTATCAACGACCGCGTGTCGAGTTTCATGAAAAGGACGGATGACTCCAACGAACCATCGGTCAGGCTCGTAGTTCGCAAGTTATTCAACCCAAACGGTATTTCTTCTTGGTTTACGAGCGTAGTAGCCATCATCAATCAAATCACATTGCTAACAGTCGTACTAACAGGCGCCGCTGTCATTCGCGAACGGGAGCACGGGACGCTCGAGCATTTGCTGGTGATGCCCTTGAACTCGTACGAGATTGCCTTGGCCAAAGTTTGGGCAAACGGCCTCGTGATTTTGATAGCGACGGCTGCCTCGCTTTACTTCGTTGTGATTAAAGCTCTCGAAGTCCCATTTGCGGGTTCGTTTGTCTTGTGGTTTGCGGGGGTTATCCTTTATCTGTTCTTCGCTACAGCACTAGGCATTTTTCTCGGAACAATCTCGAGGACGATGGCCCAGTTTGCATTGCTAATTATCTTGGTCATTGTTGTCCTGCAGATGCTTTCCGGTGGTAGTACCCCCGTCGAAAGTCAACCGATCTGGCTGCAGTATATGAGTTTCCTCTTGCCATCGAGGCATTTTGTGAGCTTCTCCCAGATCCTTATCTACCGCGGTGGTGGGTTCGATGCTGTTTGGTCTCAATTCTTGGTCGTTGCAGCCATAGGACTCGGTTTTTTCTATTACAGCCTAAAGCTGTTTCGGAAATCGATTTCGGTTTCGAAATAG
- a CDS encoding LOG family protein produces MKPEVATSKAQPTVSLADEDAVKEVLSAAVFGLWDVVNSLSRLRPSKRDHYRVTIFGSARAQPGSFPYEEVKRVAVALAEMDCDIVTGGGPGLMQAANEGASAANSLGRDHSIGIRVDLPFEQEVNPFVEQAYEHKTFFTRLHHFVLASDAFVVVPGGIGTVLELMMIWQLLQVKHVQGAPLVVVGGMWEELVYWAKKHLLSPQLPLASPEDMNIPICVRTADEAIAIVREYHAKWLAQMGKGVALS; encoded by the coding sequence ATGAAGCCAGAAGTTGCTACGTCCAAAGCCCAGCCAACCGTCAGTCTTGCTGATGAAGACGCAGTCAAAGAGGTTCTATCGGCGGCTGTCTTCGGTTTGTGGGACGTTGTAAATAGTCTGAGTCGACTTCGACCCTCCAAACGCGATCATTATCGGGTCACCATTTTTGGTTCCGCACGTGCCCAACCAGGTAGTTTCCCTTACGAAGAAGTTAAACGCGTCGCAGTGGCCCTTGCGGAAATGGATTGCGACATCGTTACCGGGGGTGGGCCCGGTCTTATGCAAGCTGCAAACGAAGGTGCTAGTGCGGCAAACTCGCTTGGTAGAGATCATTCCATCGGTATCCGCGTTGACCTACCATTCGAACAGGAAGTGAATCCTTTCGTAGAGCAAGCCTACGAACACAAGACGTTTTTCACTCGATTGCACCATTTCGTATTAGCATCCGATGCGTTCGTTGTGGTTCCTGGTGGGATTGGCACGGTGCTAGAGCTCATGATGATTTGGCAGCTCTTGCAAGTAAAACACGTTCAGGGCGCCCCGCTAGTCGTGGTAGGGGGAATGTGGGAGGAACTGGTATATTGGGCGAAAAAGCACCTGCTTTCGCCACAATTGCCGTTAGCCAGCCCAGAGGATATGAACATTCCGATCTGCGTCCGAACGGCCGATGAAGCGATTGCAATTGTCCGCGAGTATCATGCCAAGTGGCTTGCCCAAATGGGAAAAGGTGTAGCTCTTAGTTAG
- a CDS encoding cyclic nucleotide-binding and patatin-like phospholipase domain-containing protein — MNIQPHDTQTVASSLERTTAFRGLSNKDRLCIANRIISRRFEAGETIGDFGDIVDEFWIIGEGYVETYFQNEQGSIEPLATLGPDDHIGELALLEETPRPVRVIARTPVLLLALPSDSFFEFVDAYPVLMRNLFRTLGRRFKNAIGTQASNRRSRRLGIIARSIQARTLVSRLISRLAASGEKLVVQTDDANSLSNLPTWQKDIALQHGTRPNDPTKVDSGSLHRQIVVFCKTEIEDLDLSVFQECDEWLWMLQPNEANTVEPYLRSSSTVNVTAIDKMRMVWLLSDDQPVAAWLPAPPCKRSSIKVHVSTQQSQLSRLELQGLDRLVRAIRGYRIGIALSGGGAKGMAHLGVLRALDDAGISFDVMSGASAGAMAGLVYASGIEPLEAAHHFQHDLTPSRIFRSLPGWPNLYLLYQFRRRAWDTMLRPYLRDWRLEQLPIEFHALTVDLVQGRSVVRKTGDAVQAILESINLPVISKPIPRDGMLLVDGGMLDNLPGDVLANDNCDFVVGVDISRKMNCEFAGNCPDTPTQKMKNAGSLATMLRIFESQAHNLGAVRSRSIDFWITPDTSDYGLADFYKSQEIASVGEQAAKKLIPELRRRLSALELRLFQSTPKNVF, encoded by the coding sequence TTGAACATACAGCCTCACGATACTCAGACGGTCGCGAGTTCTTTGGAGAGAACAACTGCTTTCCGTGGCCTATCAAACAAAGATCGGCTTTGCATTGCCAATCGCATCATTTCACGGAGGTTTGAAGCAGGAGAGACGATTGGAGATTTTGGCGATATCGTCGACGAATTTTGGATCATCGGCGAAGGTTACGTTGAAACCTATTTCCAAAATGAACAAGGGAGCATAGAGCCGCTGGCAACGCTCGGTCCGGACGACCATATCGGTGAATTGGCTTTGCTCGAAGAGACGCCGCGGCCTGTCCGAGTCATTGCACGGACACCTGTTTTGCTGCTAGCGTTACCAAGCGATTCATTCTTCGAGTTTGTCGATGCCTATCCAGTCTTGATGCGGAACCTATTCCGCACACTTGGCCGTCGATTCAAGAATGCGATTGGAACGCAAGCTTCCAATAGACGTTCAAGGCGTTTGGGGATCATTGCGCGATCCATCCAAGCGAGGACTCTCGTTTCCAGATTGATTAGTCGACTTGCCGCGAGCGGTGAGAAACTTGTAGTCCAGACGGACGATGCGAATAGCCTCAGTAATCTACCTACGTGGCAGAAGGATATTGCGCTGCAACATGGTACACGCCCAAACGATCCAACCAAGGTAGATTCAGGCAGCCTCCATCGACAAATTGTGGTTTTTTGCAAAACAGAGATAGAGGATTTGGACCTGAGCGTTTTTCAAGAATGCGATGAGTGGCTTTGGATGCTGCAACCCAACGAAGCAAATACCGTTGAGCCGTATCTGCGAAGCTCCAGCACTGTTAACGTCACTGCAATCGATAAGATGCGTATGGTTTGGTTATTGTCAGACGATCAGCCCGTAGCTGCTTGGTTGCCAGCCCCACCTTGCAAACGCTCTTCGATCAAGGTTCATGTATCCACACAACAATCACAACTCAGTCGCCTCGAACTGCAAGGCTTGGATCGGCTGGTACGAGCGATAAGAGGCTACAGAATCGGAATTGCGCTTTCCGGTGGTGGTGCCAAGGGAATGGCGCATCTGGGCGTGTTACGCGCTCTCGACGATGCGGGAATCTCGTTTGATGTCATGTCCGGAGCCAGTGCAGGGGCGATGGCGGGACTTGTCTATGCATCTGGTATCGAGCCACTCGAGGCAGCGCATCATTTTCAACATGACTTGACCCCATCGCGTATCTTTCGCTCCCTACCCGGTTGGCCAAATCTTTACTTGCTTTATCAATTCCGGAGGCGCGCATGGGATACCATGTTGAGGCCTTATCTCCGTGATTGGCGTCTGGAACAGTTGCCGATTGAGTTTCACGCCTTGACGGTTGATTTGGTTCAAGGACGCAGCGTCGTGCGTAAAACGGGGGACGCGGTTCAAGCCATTCTTGAAAGCATCAATTTGCCCGTCATCTCGAAGCCTATCCCCCGTGATGGCATGTTGCTAGTGGACGGGGGAATGTTGGATAACCTTCCCGGGGATGTATTGGCGAACGATAACTGTGACTTCGTAGTGGGTGTTGATATCTCTCGCAAGATGAATTGCGAGTTCGCCGGAAACTGCCCCGACACCCCCACCCAGAAAATGAAAAATGCCGGATCGCTCGCGACAATGCTCCGAATTTTCGAATCGCAAGCTCATAACCTTGGAGCAGTCCGAAGTCGATCGATTGATTTCTGGATCACACCTGACACGTCGGATTATGGGCTTGCCGATTTTTATAAAAGTCAAGAGATCGCGTCGGTGGGAGAGCAAGCAGCGAAAAAACTGATTCCAGAACTCCGAAGGCGATTATCGGCCTTGGAGCTGCGATTGTTTCAATCTACGCCTAAGAACGTGTTTTGA
- a CDS encoding iron-containing alcohol dehydrogenase family protein: protein MLRPTQIAIPTLVRVKEGAVDRLGIYLRRHGRQKVAVLASKGLHSPLLERLERSLKDESMDSVGWMEVASNDFESAAQLFANLPKETSAIIGFGGGKALDVAKYVGFLGRIPYYAVPTSLSNDGFCSPQSSLTVREKRRSLPAALPYGVVVDIAVCRDAPRILALSGIGDLVAKFTAVLDWKLAFHATGEAIDDFSALLSDGSIHAYLSHPAFDLEGTRLLATALMLNGISMEMSGSSRPASGSEHLISHALDAISTQPKLHGLQVGIASYVVSILQNANTERIASLFDVTGFWDAIAADPFSRTEWLEAIRIAPTIKQGFYTVLSSRNVMPEVERILENDHRLKRCFHP from the coding sequence ATGTTGAGGCCAACACAAATCGCCATACCTACGCTGGTCCGTGTGAAAGAAGGAGCTGTGGATCGGCTCGGCATCTACCTGCGGCGGCATGGTCGCCAAAAGGTAGCTGTGCTTGCCAGTAAAGGTCTTCACTCACCTCTACTGGAACGCCTAGAACGTAGTTTGAAGGACGAATCAATGGATTCGGTCGGTTGGATGGAAGTCGCATCGAACGATTTCGAATCCGCAGCACAGTTGTTCGCCAATTTACCGAAAGAGACCTCGGCCATTATTGGATTTGGGGGTGGTAAAGCGCTCGATGTGGCTAAGTACGTCGGGTTCCTTGGTCGTATACCGTATTATGCCGTTCCAACCTCGCTCTCGAACGACGGTTTCTGCAGTCCTCAATCCAGTCTAACAGTCCGCGAGAAGCGTCGATCACTCCCCGCTGCGCTGCCTTATGGGGTTGTTGTCGATATCGCTGTTTGCCGCGATGCGCCTCGAATTCTGGCTCTATCTGGCATAGGGGATCTCGTTGCCAAGTTCACGGCTGTTCTCGATTGGAAGCTGGCGTTTCATGCCACCGGAGAAGCGATCGACGACTTCTCGGCATTGCTTTCCGATGGATCGATTCACGCCTACCTGAGTCACCCTGCATTTGACTTGGAAGGGACTCGGCTTCTAGCTACGGCCCTGATGCTTAATGGGATTTCCATGGAAATGAGTGGTTCCTCGCGTCCTGCTAGTGGCAGTGAGCACCTGATTTCGCACGCGTTGGACGCGATTAGTACACAACCGAAGTTGCATGGTTTGCAAGTAGGTATCGCCAGCTACGTGGTTAGCATTCTACAAAATGCGAATACCGAACGAATCGCTTCCCTCTTTGACGTTACAGGATTCTGGGATGCGATCGCTGCAGATCCCTTTTCCCGAACCGAGTGGTTAGAGGCGATTCGTATCGCACCTACCATCAAGCAAGGATTCTACACGGTTCTGTCGAGCCGCAACGTAATGCCTGAAGTTGAGCGTATTCTCGAAAATGATCATCGCCTGAAACGATGCTTCCATCCTTAA